One genomic window of Candidatus Limnocylindria bacterium includes the following:
- a CDS encoding GNAT family N-acetyltransferase: protein MGDLQFREATLDDATFSADVQTAVFPARPTDPVIERYWWEQPDDTFVSRRWIVQRDGHDIGVAGFDHPAWAPARLQVPHGDIYGDLLPDQRDRASLQTLLAEMERRLTADGAKRIAARANEDDEVRIDAIVGRGFREDRRGRRWVLDLGENRDRIERMTRQSRERMRDEGIAFVTLDRERDPEKYRKVWRMNEDAAQDVPTTLPIVEGSFEDTMRWLRSPGMHEDRFWIARENDEVVGVSVLEYPPVRGIVGTAWTATARRVRGRGIARALKCETLMQAIALGVDRVRTGNDGANDPILHINASMGYRESVGSINFLKDVPASG, encoded by the coding sequence ATGGGCGACCTCCAGTTCCGCGAGGCGACGCTCGATGACGCCACCTTCAGCGCAGACGTTCAGACCGCGGTGTTCCCGGCGCGGCCGACCGATCCCGTGATCGAGCGGTACTGGTGGGAGCAGCCCGACGACACGTTCGTGTCGCGGCGCTGGATCGTTCAGCGCGATGGACACGATATCGGCGTCGCCGGGTTCGACCATCCGGCATGGGCACCGGCGCGGCTGCAGGTGCCACACGGCGACATCTACGGTGATCTGCTGCCGGACCAGCGCGATCGTGCGTCGCTGCAAACGCTGCTCGCGGAGATGGAGCGCCGGCTCACGGCCGACGGCGCGAAGCGCATCGCCGCGCGCGCGAACGAAGACGATGAGGTGCGCATCGACGCGATCGTCGGTCGCGGATTCCGTGAAGATCGCCGCGGTCGTCGCTGGGTGCTCGATCTCGGTGAGAACCGCGACCGCATCGAGCGCATGACACGACAGAGCCGCGAGCGCATGCGAGACGAGGGCATCGCGTTCGTCACCCTCGATCGAGAACGCGATCCCGAGAAGTACCGCAAGGTCTGGCGAATGAACGAAGACGCGGCGCAGGACGTGCCGACGACCCTGCCGATCGTCGAGGGGTCGTTCGAGGACACGATGCGCTGGCTCCGGTCACCGGGCATGCACGAGGATCGTTTCTGGATCGCTCGCGAAAATGACGAGGTCGTCGGCGTATCCGTGCTCGAGTACCCGCCCGTTCGCGGCATCGTCGGCACCGCCTGGACAGCGACCGCGCGACGCGTGCGCGGCCGCGGGATCGCACGGGCGCTGAAATGCGAGACGTTGATGCAGGCGATCGCGCTCGGCGTGGACCGCGTGCGCACAGGCAACGACGGCGCGAACGATCCGATCCTCCACATCAACGCGTCCATGGGCTACCGCGAATCGGTCGGCAGCATCAACTTCCTGAAGGACGTGCCCGCCTCCGGCTAG
- a CDS encoding ABC transporter permease produces MTAMGGQLGLAYAFVEREIALSKRYWAWELVWLVYGIVTSLSVAYIGLALPTISGGAVDPAVVSRTVLYLLVGTIAWRFLGIIFENIGEVIAWERWEGTIEHTFMSPVPRFTHLIGMCGATLVRATAFSIAILGAVTLFVPVDLSRANVLSAVVLLAVGAMAFVGLGIASASFPLLWTEKGLQMAYIVQAVVLLVSGVYYPVDVLPGWMQALSTISPATYVIEGMRMALLDGADLVTLWPKVWPALVVGVLSVPLGLRLFIEVERYAKRTGRLKRSG; encoded by the coding sequence ATGACCGCTATGGGCGGACAGCTCGGACTCGCCTACGCATTCGTCGAGCGCGAGATCGCGCTCTCGAAGCGGTACTGGGCGTGGGAGCTCGTATGGCTCGTCTACGGCATCGTGACGTCGCTCTCGGTCGCGTACATCGGCCTCGCCCTGCCGACCATAAGTGGCGGCGCCGTCGATCCGGCCGTCGTTTCGCGGACCGTCCTCTACCTGCTCGTCGGCACGATCGCCTGGCGGTTCCTCGGGATCATCTTCGAGAACATCGGAGAGGTGATCGCCTGGGAGCGCTGGGAAGGGACGATCGAGCACACGTTCATGTCGCCCGTCCCGCGCTTCACGCACCTCATCGGCATGTGCGGCGCGACGCTCGTTCGCGCAACCGCGTTCAGCATCGCGATCCTCGGCGCGGTCACGCTCTTCGTGCCGGTCGACCTGTCGCGCGCGAACGTGCTGTCCGCGGTGGTGCTTCTCGCGGTCGGTGCGATGGCGTTCGTCGGCCTCGGGATCGCGTCGGCGTCGTTCCCGCTGCTCTGGACCGAGAAGGGCCTGCAGATGGCGTACATCGTCCAGGCCGTCGTGCTGCTCGTCTCCGGTGTGTACTACCCGGTCGACGTTCTGCCCGGATGGATGCAGGCGCTCTCAACGATCTCGCCGGCGACATACGTGATCGAGGGCATGCGCATGGCATTGCTCGACGGTGCCGATCTCGTGACGCTCTGGCCGAAGGTGTGGCCGGCTCTGGTCGTCGGCGTCCTTTCGGTCCCGCTCGGCCTGCGTCTCTTCATCGAGGTGGAGCGCTACGCGAAGCGCACGGGCCGTCTGAAGCGCAGCGGGTGA
- a CDS encoding ABC transporter ATP-binding protein, with the protein MADAVTKTFKSSREGVRRAVDNVSLRVVRGEIYGLLGANGSGKSTLIRMFSTLLTPDQGRVRVFGLDIRENEDAVKRLINRVSVEASFFKKLSAMENLVYSARLYGVGPDDSRGKALAILRRLGVDMDRVEEPLEKLSRGMQQKVAIARAFLTAPTLLLLDEPTTGLDIRSKREVQTFVRDLRDEHDATIVLTTHDLDEAERLSDRIGILHDGRLVAEGTAEELRARHGATALEDVFMSVTGRRLDEADAAAEEKTK; encoded by the coding sequence GTGGCCGACGCGGTCACCAAGACGTTCAAGTCCTCCCGTGAGGGTGTCCGTCGAGCGGTCGACAACGTGTCGCTGCGCGTCGTGCGCGGCGAGATCTACGGGCTGCTCGGCGCGAACGGCTCCGGGAAGTCGACGCTGATCCGCATGTTCTCGACGCTCCTCACGCCCGATCAGGGCCGGGTGCGCGTGTTCGGTCTCGACATCCGCGAAAACGAGGATGCGGTGAAGCGGCTCATCAATCGCGTGTCCGTCGAGGCGTCGTTCTTCAAGAAGCTCTCGGCGATGGAAAACCTCGTGTACTCCGCGCGTCTCTACGGCGTTGGGCCGGACGACTCGCGCGGGAAGGCGCTTGCCATCCTGAGGCGACTCGGTGTGGACATGGATCGGGTGGAAGAGCCCCTCGAGAAGCTCTCGCGAGGCATGCAGCAGAAGGTGGCGATCGCGCGCGCGTTCCTGACCGCTCCGACGCTGCTGCTCCTCGACGAGCCAACGACGGGACTCGACATCCGCAGCAAGCGCGAGGTGCAAACGTTCGTGCGAGACCTTCGCGACGAGCACGACGCAACCATCGTGCTGACGACGCACGACCTGGATGAGGCCGAGCGACTTTCCGACCGCATCGGGATCCTGCACGACGGACGTCTCGTGGCCGAAGGCACGGCCGAGGAGCTCCGGGCGCGTCATGGCGCCACGGCGCTCGAGGACGTCTTCATGTCGGTGACCGGCCGGCGGCTCGACGAGGCCGATGCGGCGGCTGAAGAGAAGACGAAGTGA
- a CDS encoding lmo0937 family membrane protein codes for MLWTIVLVLLVLWLLGVVALPAAGSLIHLLLVIALVVLVLQLLSGRRVAL; via the coding sequence ATGCTGTGGACCATAGTCCTGGTCCTTCTCGTCCTCTGGTTGCTTGGCGTCGTCGCATTGCCAGCGGCCGGCTCGCTCATTCATCTCCTGCTCGTGATCGCGCTTGTCGTGCTCGTGCTGCAGCTGCTGAGCGGCCGACGCGTAGCGCTCTAG
- the xylA gene encoding xylose isomerase — MSSDFFTEVPERIGYGGPESSDPLSYAVYQPDRDVLGKRMEDHLRIAVCLWHSFNWPGSDVFGVGTFDRPWLSGGLDVATASRTKLDAAFEFIEKLGVPFFTFHDRDVAPEGHSYAETRSNLAASVDQIERHMARTGARLLWGTANLFSHPRYAAGAATNPDPAVFAYAAAQVKTMLEVTHRLGGANYVLWGGREGYETLLNTDLRQEEAQFARFLALVAEHKHRIGFKGTLLIEPKPQEPTKHQYDYDVASVVGFLQRHDLAGEFRLNLEANHATLAGHSFHHEVASAIALDAFGSIDVNRGDYQNGWDTDQFPNSVDELSLAVYECLAAGGFTTGGFNFDAKLRRQSVSRTDLFHAHISGIDTLARSLLVAADMVEQSTLAAVRKERYAGWSDDLGTAIQSGSVTLADLERRVAAGEIDPRPRSGQQELLEGLVNRRVWASDRSRERATETRRR; from the coding sequence ATGAGCAGCGACTTTTTCACCGAAGTGCCAGAACGGATCGGGTACGGCGGGCCCGAGTCCTCCGATCCACTGTCGTACGCCGTCTACCAGCCTGACCGGGATGTCCTTGGGAAACGGATGGAGGACCACCTGCGCATCGCCGTCTGTCTCTGGCATTCATTCAACTGGCCCGGCTCGGACGTCTTCGGTGTCGGCACATTCGATCGGCCCTGGCTCTCCGGCGGTCTCGATGTGGCGACTGCCTCGCGAACGAAGCTCGACGCGGCGTTCGAATTCATCGAAAAGCTCGGCGTGCCCTTCTTCACATTTCACGATCGTGATGTCGCGCCCGAGGGCCACAGCTACGCCGAGACGCGGTCGAACCTCGCTGCCAGCGTGGACCAGATCGAACGACACATGGCCCGCACCGGCGCGCGTCTTCTGTGGGGCACCGCGAACCTCTTCTCACACCCCCGCTACGCCGCCGGCGCTGCGACGAATCCCGATCCCGCGGTGTTCGCGTACGCGGCGGCCCAGGTCAAGACCATGCTCGAGGTCACCCACCGTCTTGGCGGTGCGAACTACGTTCTGTGGGGCGGGCGCGAGGGCTACGAGACGCTGCTGAACACGGATCTCAGGCAAGAGGAAGCCCAATTCGCGCGTTTCCTGGCACTTGTCGCGGAGCACAAGCACAGGATCGGTTTCAAGGGCACGCTGCTCATCGAGCCGAAGCCACAGGAACCGACGAAGCACCAGTACGACTACGACGTTGCGAGCGTCGTTGGATTTCTCCAGCGCCACGATCTTGCCGGCGAGTTTCGCCTGAACCTCGAGGCCAACCACGCGACGCTCGCGGGCCATAGCTTCCACCACGAGGTCGCCAGCGCGATCGCGCTCGACGCGTTCGGCAGCATCGACGTCAACCGCGGCGACTACCAGAACGGTTGGGACACCGACCAGTTCCCGAACTCGGTCGACGAGCTATCGCTGGCGGTCTACGAATGTCTCGCCGCTGGAGGCTTCACGACCGGCGGCTTCAACTTCGACGCGAAGCTGCGGCGGCAGAGCGTGAGTCGGACCGATCTCTTCCACGCGCACATCAGCGGCATCGACACTCTCGCGAGATCGCTGCTTGTCGCCGCGGATATGGTCGAACAGAGCACGCTCGCGGCCGTGCGCAAAGAGCGCTACGCGGGTTGGTCCGACGACCTCGGCACTGCGATCCAGTCGGGTTCGGTAACGCTCGCCGACCTCGAGCGCAGGGTCGCGGCCGGCGAGATCGATCCGCGACCGAGATCCGGTCAGCAGGAGCTGCTCGAAGGCCTGGTCAACCGCCGCGTCTGGGCTTCCGATCGATCGCGCGAGCGCGCAACGGAGACGCGACGCCGTTAA
- a CDS encoding ATP-binding cassette domain-containing protein: MAAQRIPLVELRNIHVAFGGVRAVAGVTLDLYPGEVVGVVGGNGAGKTTLMRTLSGARPPDSGQVLVNGRPVTIGNPRDAKTFGIETIYQTLALADNLDAPANVFLGRELQTAATLDDSAMESAARKVIGRLNPNFKNFKTPVLRLSGGQRQAVAIARAIHFNARALIMDEPTAALGPAETAQVHDLIRQLKSEGIGIFLVSHDIHDVFDLSERISVMYHGKLVGTVNKNDVTTDEVLGMIILGKPPTKLTRQELAELHG, from the coding sequence GTGGCGGCGCAGCGCATTCCGCTGGTCGAGCTGCGGAACATCCACGTCGCGTTCGGCGGTGTCCGAGCCGTCGCCGGCGTGACGCTGGACCTGTATCCAGGCGAGGTCGTTGGCGTGGTCGGCGGCAACGGCGCGGGCAAGACCACGCTCATGCGGACCCTTTCCGGCGCACGTCCGCCCGACTCGGGCCAGGTCCTGGTCAACGGCCGGCCGGTCACGATCGGCAATCCGCGTGACGCCAAGACATTCGGGATCGAAACGATCTACCAGACCCTCGCCCTCGCCGACAATCTCGATGCGCCGGCGAACGTCTTCCTCGGCCGCGAGCTACAGACCGCTGCGACGCTGGACGACTCCGCGATGGAGTCTGCCGCGCGGAAAGTGATCGGTCGCCTGAACCCGAACTTCAAGAACTTCAAAACGCCGGTCCTTCGACTGTCGGGTGGACAGCGCCAGGCCGTCGCGATCGCTCGCGCGATCCACTTCAACGCCCGCGCCCTGATCATGGACGAGCCAACGGCCGCTCTCGGCCCGGCGGAGACCGCGCAGGTGCACGACCTCATTCGGCAGCTCAAGAGCGAGGGGATCGGAATCTTTCTCGTCAGCCATGACATCCACGACGTGTTCGACCTGTCGGAGCGGATCAGCGTCATGTACCACGGCAAGCTCGTCGGGACCGTGAACAAGAACGATGTGACGACCGACGAGGTCCTCGGGATGATCATCCTGGGCAAGCCGCCGACGAAGCTCACGCGACAGGAGCTCGCCGAGCTACACGGTTAA
- a CDS encoding sugar ABC transporter permease — protein MTAVTSALAPASGVLRSLEIETRMLGMIAALIIIWVAFNVLSGGTFLSARNLWNLSVQSASIAIMATGMVLVIVSRNIDLSVGSMLGFLGYTMAMFQAVWVPQSLGLGLEQPYTWVLTLVLGIVLGAAIGGLQGFVVAYGGVPSFIVTLGGLLIWRGLLFRYAQGQTIAPLDRTFQMLGGGTVGTNVGALGEWPSWILGVALCLGIVGTLIASRRRKRRYGFPVRPLWAELLVGAVACGIVLGTVWVANSYPLPPAVAEQYAQEHGISVPPGGLFIPTGVAFPVVIMLVVTLVVTFLATRRRFGRYVYAIGGNPDAAALAGINVRRTIMLTFALMGSLAAVSAAVQTARLNAAVTSLGVQNELDVISAAVIGGTSFSGGIGTVPGAILGAVVMQSLRSGMVLLLVDSPTQDIVVGIVLVAAVGLDAVFRRRVS, from the coding sequence GTGACGGCTGTCACTTCGGCGCTCGCGCCCGCCTCGGGGGTGCTGCGGTCTCTCGAGATCGAAACGCGGATGCTCGGCATGATCGCGGCGCTGATCATCATTTGGGTCGCCTTCAACGTCTTGTCGGGCGGGACGTTCCTCTCGGCGCGGAACCTCTGGAACCTGTCGGTCCAGAGCGCCTCGATCGCGATCATGGCAACCGGGATGGTCCTGGTGATCGTCTCGCGCAACATCGACCTCTCGGTTGGATCGATGCTCGGATTCCTTGGCTACACGATGGCGATGTTCCAGGCCGTATGGGTCCCGCAGAGCCTCGGGCTTGGGCTCGAGCAGCCGTACACGTGGGTGCTCACGCTGGTGCTCGGGATCGTGCTCGGGGCGGCGATCGGCGGATTGCAGGGGTTCGTGGTGGCCTACGGGGGTGTGCCTTCATTCATCGTGACGCTCGGCGGCCTCCTGATCTGGCGCGGTCTCCTCTTTCGTTACGCGCAGGGCCAGACGATCGCGCCGCTCGATCGGACCTTTCAGATGCTGGGTGGTGGAACAGTAGGAACGAACGTCGGCGCGCTAGGCGAGTGGCCGAGCTGGATCCTCGGCGTGGCGCTCTGCCTTGGGATCGTCGGCACGCTGATCGCGTCCCGCCGCCGCAAGCGGCGCTACGGCTTCCCCGTCCGCCCGCTCTGGGCGGAGTTGCTCGTGGGCGCCGTGGCCTGCGGCATCGTTCTCGGGACCGTGTGGGTCGCCAACAGCTATCCGCTGCCGCCCGCCGTCGCCGAGCAGTACGCGCAGGAGCACGGGATCTCGGTCCCGCCGGGTGGGCTCTTCATTCCGACAGGCGTGGCGTTCCCGGTCGTGATCATGCTCGTCGTGACGCTCGTCGTGACGTTCCTCGCGACCAGGCGGCGCTTCGGGCGCTACGTCTATGCGATCGGCGGTAACCCCGACGCCGCGGCGCTCGCCGGCATCAACGTCCGTCGAACGATCATGCTGACGTTCGCGCTCATGGGGAGCCTCGCTGCGGTGAGTGCCGCGGTGCAAACGGCTCGCCTGAACGCCGCGGTGACGAGCCTCGGTGTCCAGAACGAGCTCGACGTGATCTCCGCCGCGGTCATCGGCGGGACGTCTTTTTCCGGTGGCATCGGGACGGTCCCCGGCGCGATCCTCGGTGCTGTCGTCATGCAGTCGCTACGCTCAGGCATGGTGCTGCTGCTCGTCGACTCGCCAACCCAGGACATCGTTGTCGGCATCGTGCTCGTTGCGGCCGTCGGCCTCGACGCCGTCTTCCGCCGGAGAGTGAGTTGA
- a CDS encoding substrate-binding domain-containing protein, translating to MRRYLAVLAAGFTVIVSACGGGTTTAAGCTIGVSWNNYQEERWAKWDEPAIKAAIAAGQGKYISNDAKSSPETQASNVDNLISQGAKVVIILAQDGTAIKPAVAKAIQNGVPAIAYDRLIEDPKALYITFDNVLVGKLEAQAVFKAKPEGNYAIIKGNKADANADFLRSGMDQVIGDAVKSGKIKIVGETYTDNWDPAKAQTNMEQILTANQNKVDAVLSENDGMAGGVIAALTAQGLAGKVPVSGQDGDKAALNRVALGTQTVDVWKDARLLGKTAGEAALQLCNNSDPSKVKSTAVFKTPGGNSLNSILLTPNPITKDNLKEVLDAGWITKADLCQGVAAGKAAACG from the coding sequence ATGCGTAGGTACTTAGCGGTGCTCGCAGCAGGCTTCACCGTGATCGTCTCGGCGTGCGGAGGTGGCACCACCACAGCCGCGGGCTGCACGATCGGAGTCTCGTGGAACAACTATCAGGAAGAGCGCTGGGCGAAGTGGGACGAGCCGGCCATCAAGGCTGCCATCGCTGCCGGTCAGGGGAAATACATCTCCAACGACGCGAAGTCGTCACCGGAGACCCAGGCCAGCAACGTCGACAACCTGATCTCGCAAGGGGCGAAGGTCGTGATCATCCTTGCCCAGGACGGCACCGCCATCAAGCCGGCGGTCGCGAAGGCGATCCAGAACGGCGTTCCGGCAATCGCCTACGACCGGCTCATCGAGGATCCGAAGGCGCTGTACATCACCTTCGACAACGTCCTCGTTGGTAAGCTCGAGGCGCAGGCCGTCTTCAAGGCGAAGCCCGAAGGCAACTACGCGATCATCAAGGGCAACAAGGCCGATGCGAACGCGGACTTCCTGCGCAGTGGCATGGACCAGGTCATCGGCGACGCGGTGAAGTCTGGCAAGATCAAGATCGTCGGCGAGACCTACACGGACAACTGGGACCCGGCGAAGGCGCAGACCAACATGGAACAGATCCTGACGGCGAACCAGAACAAGGTCGATGCCGTGCTCTCGGAGAACGACGGCATGGCCGGCGGCGTGATCGCCGCGCTCACGGCCCAGGGCCTCGCGGGCAAGGTGCCGGTGTCCGGTCAGGACGGCGACAAGGCCGCCCTCAACCGTGTCGCGCTCGGCACGCAGACCGTCGACGTCTGGAAGGACGCTCGCTTGCTCGGAAAGACCGCGGGCGAAGCTGCGCTGCAGCTGTGCAACAACTCCGATCCGAGCAAGGTGAAGTCGACAGCGGTGTTCAAGACCCCCGGTGGGAACAGCCTCAACTCGATCCTTCTGACGCCAAACCCGATCACGAAGGACAACCTCAAGGAAGTCCTCGACGCAGGCTGGATCACCAAGGCCGATCTGTGCCAAGGCGTGGCAGCCGGGAAGGCCGCCGCCTGCGGTTGA
- a CDS encoding CRTAC1 family protein: protein MVVVITCAAVVGALASDGLPSATPLVALGTPHFVDETASAGIDHVYGGGFEHAVGGGVAVFDCSGDGKPDLYLAGGSASAALYRNDSSVGGALRFTRLPDPATDLTSVNGAYPIDIDSDGVTDLVVLRNGENVLLRGLGGCRFDRANERLGLGLSPSATEAFSATWEAAATLPTLAFGNYVDPASNDPHHLCFDNELVRPTATAATYAPPIPLTPSWCALSMLFSDWSRSGRSDLRVSNDLHYYLPTDGQEQLWRVRPRERPSLYTSDDGWVTVQIQGMGIASYDLSGDGYPEVFLTSQTDNRLQTLTAGPSQPTYRDVGLRRGVNAPRPFTGGDIRPSTAWHDEFADVNNDGLIDLFISKGNVTEQADYAQRDPSDLLLGQPDGTFHEAADIAGILNFDRGRGAALADFNLDGLLDLVIVNYGAPVRLWRNVGAGDASRSRAMGNWIALRVQQTAPNVDAIGAWVEVRVGERVLRRELTIGGGHAGGQLGWVHFGLGTAARADVRVAWPGGEIGPWINVTANEFVIVTREAADARNWSPGGS, encoded by the coding sequence GTGGTCGTCGTGATCACGTGTGCCGCGGTCGTTGGCGCCCTCGCGTCCGACGGTCTGCCTTCGGCGACACCGCTGGTCGCGCTCGGCACGCCGCATTTCGTCGACGAGACCGCCAGCGCGGGGATCGACCACGTCTACGGCGGCGGCTTCGAGCACGCCGTGGGCGGCGGGGTAGCCGTGTTCGATTGCAGTGGCGACGGAAAGCCTGACCTGTATCTCGCTGGGGGCAGCGCCTCGGCGGCGCTGTATCGGAACGACAGCTCCGTCGGTGGCGCCCTGCGATTCACTCGCCTCCCGGATCCGGCGACAGACCTGACCTCCGTCAACGGCGCTTACCCCATCGACATCGACAGCGACGGGGTCACCGATCTCGTCGTACTCCGGAACGGTGAGAACGTCCTCCTGCGAGGCCTCGGCGGTTGCCGCTTCGACCGCGCGAACGAGAGATTGGGCTTGGGTCTCAGCCCTTCCGCCACCGAGGCGTTCAGCGCGACGTGGGAGGCCGCCGCGACGCTGCCGACCCTTGCCTTCGGGAACTACGTCGATCCCGCCAGCAACGATCCGCACCATCTCTGTTTCGACAACGAGCTGGTGCGCCCGACGGCCACGGCGGCGACCTACGCACCACCGATCCCACTGACCCCGAGCTGGTGCGCGCTCTCCATGCTGTTCAGCGATTGGAGTCGCTCGGGCCGAAGCGACCTGCGCGTGAGCAATGACCTGCACTACTACCTGCCCACGGATGGCCAGGAGCAGCTCTGGCGCGTGAGGCCGCGCGAGCGGCCTTCGCTGTACACGTCGGACGACGGATGGGTGACCGTGCAGATACAGGGGATGGGTATCGCGAGCTACGACCTCAGCGGCGACGGCTACCCGGAGGTCTTTCTCACGAGCCAAACGGACAACCGGCTGCAGACGCTCACCGCCGGTCCGTCCCAGCCGACCTACCGCGACGTCGGGCTGAGACGCGGAGTCAATGCGCCCCGGCCATTCACCGGCGGCGACATCCGACCATCCACAGCCTGGCACGACGAGTTCGCGGACGTCAACAACGACGGCCTCATCGATCTCTTCATCTCGAAGGGCAATGTCACAGAGCAGGCCGACTACGCCCAGCGGGACCCGAGCGACCTTCTGCTCGGGCAGCCGGACGGAACGTTCCACGAGGCCGCCGATATCGCCGGCATCCTTAACTTCGACCGAGGCCGAGGAGCAGCGCTCGCGGACTTCAATCTCGACGGGCTGCTCGATCTTGTCATCGTCAATTACGGCGCGCCGGTCCGGTTATGGCGGAACGTCGGTGCAGGCGACGCATCGCGCTCGCGCGCAATGGGCAACTGGATCGCGCTACGTGTTCAGCAGACCGCGCCGAACGTCGACGCGATCGGAGCGTGGGTGGAGGTCCGCGTCGGCGAGCGCGTCCTTCGACGCGAGCTGACGATCGGGGGCGGTCACGCGGGCGGCCAGCTCGGCTGGGTCCACTTTGGGCTGGGCACGGCCGCGCGCGCCGACGTTCGCGTCGCGTGGCCGGGCGGCGAGATCGGCCCGTGGATCAACGTCACCGCGAATGAATTCGTGATCGTGACCCGCGAGGCGGCCGATGCGCGTAACTGGTCGCCGGGCGGAAGCTGA
- a CDS encoding vanadium-dependent haloperoxidase → MPRGARIRALGAALAVVVVTGAVIVTTRPWEQTPTCPPIADNPTWSVARRWDEALLDAIRRALPNPPVHARNLFHVSVAMWDAWAAYDSTASGYIFKEKVHAGDVNAARSESISYAAYRVLTTRFIKAVGADKSLGEFDDLMDALCLPISTTTTDGDSPAAVGNRIARAVLDYGKADGSNEVNAYADPSYRPVNPPLIVAKPGITLVDPNRWQPLQLENMISQNGIPVANGVQQAVGPHWGHVTPFAIPAGGTSGTPIDPGPPPRLGDSATDAVYHAQALEVLRDSGLLDASNASPIDISPRAIGANGLGSNDGHGYPLNPVTGKPYATDLVRQGDFYRAVVEFWADGPASETPPGHWNVIANSVSDQLSPNLRIGGTGPVLDRLQWDVKMYLALNGAVHDAAIAAWGLKGRYDGIRPISMIRYMASLGQSSDPSRAAYNTEGLPLVPGLIELISKDDTASGARMAALAGHEGEIAVRAWQGNPADPKTQSSPVAWILGIAWVPYQLPTFVTPSFQGYISGHSTFSRAAAEVLTGITGSQYFPGGLYESTITRGSFRVEAGPSADVVLRWATYYDAADQAGQSRLYGGIHVQADDFTGRIVGSTCGKDAWIVAQRYYSGR, encoded by the coding sequence TTGCCACGGGGTGCGCGGATCCGCGCCCTCGGGGCGGCGCTCGCCGTTGTCGTGGTGACCGGTGCGGTCATCGTGACGACGCGTCCATGGGAACAGACGCCGACGTGCCCGCCGATCGCGGACAACCCGACGTGGTCGGTGGCGCGGCGCTGGGACGAGGCGCTGCTCGACGCGATCCGACGCGCTCTGCCGAATCCTCCGGTGCACGCACGGAATCTGTTCCACGTCTCCGTCGCCATGTGGGATGCGTGGGCCGCTTACGACTCAACCGCATCCGGTTACATCTTCAAGGAGAAGGTCCATGCAGGCGACGTGAACGCCGCACGGAGTGAGTCGATCAGCTACGCGGCGTACCGCGTCCTGACCACGCGCTTCATCAAGGCCGTCGGCGCCGACAAGTCACTGGGCGAGTTCGACGATCTCATGGACGCACTCTGCCTTCCGATCTCGACAACGACGACCGACGGCGATTCACCAGCGGCGGTCGGAAACCGGATCGCGAGGGCGGTGCTCGACTACGGAAAAGCGGACGGCTCGAACGAGGTGAACGCCTACGCCGACCCGAGCTACAGGCCGGTCAACCCTCCGCTCATCGTCGCGAAACCGGGGATCACGCTGGTCGACCCGAACCGCTGGCAGCCGCTCCAGCTGGAGAACATGATCAGCCAGAACGGGATCCCGGTAGCGAACGGCGTTCAGCAGGCCGTCGGGCCGCACTGGGGCCACGTGACCCCGTTCGCGATCCCCGCCGGCGGCACATCCGGTACCCCTATAGATCCCGGGCCGCCTCCGCGCCTGGGTGACTCAGCGACCGATGCGGTCTACCACGCGCAGGCTCTCGAGGTCCTCCGAGACAGCGGCCTCCTCGATGCATCGAACGCGTCACCGATCGACATCTCGCCGCGCGCGATCGGCGCCAACGGTCTCGGGTCGAACGACGGACACGGGTATCCGCTCAACCCCGTCACGGGCAAGCCGTACGCGACAGACCTCGTGCGACAAGGAGACTTCTACCGGGCCGTGGTGGAGTTCTGGGCCGACGGCCCGGCGTCCGAGACGCCTCCGGGCCATTGGAACGTCATCGCGAATTCAGTCTCGGACCAGCTCTCACCGAACCTGCGCATCGGAGGGACCGGTCCCGTCCTCGACCGGCTGCAATGGGACGTGAAGATGTACCTCGCGCTCAACGGCGCCGTCCACGATGCGGCGATCGCGGCGTGGGGCCTGAAGGGCCGATACGACGGGATCCGACCGATCTCGATGATCCGCTACATGGCGAGTCTCGGGCAGTCGAGCGATCCGTCGCGTGCGGCGTACAACACGGAGGGACTGCCGCTCGTGCCCGGGCTCATCGAGCTGATCTCGAAAGATGACACGGCATCCGGCGCGAGGATGGCCGCTCTCGCAGGCCACGAAGGCGAGATCGCGGTACGCGCGTGGCAGGGGAACCCAGCGGATCCCAAGACGCAGAGCTCGCCAGTGGCGTGGATCCTCGGCATCGCGTGGGTGCCGTACCAGCTGCCAACGTTCGTGACTCCCTCGTTCCAGGGTTACATCTCGGGCCACAGCACCTTCAGCCGCGCCGCGGCGGAGGTCCTGACCGGGATCACCGGCAGTCAGTACTTCCCAGGCGGTCTCTACGAGTCGACCATCACACGCGGCTCGTTCAGGGTCGAGGCCGGGCCAAGCGCCGACGTCGTCCTGCGCTGGGCGACGTACTACGACGCTGCGGATCAAGCTGGTCAGTCGCGTCTGTACGGCGGGATCCATGTGCAGGCGGACGACTTCACAGGTCGCATCGTGGGCTCGACGTGCGGCAAGGACGCCTGGATCGTCGCGCAGCGCTACTACTCCGGGCGGTAA